The Flavobacterium sp. HJ-32-4 genome contains a region encoding:
- a CDS encoding acyl carrier protein, translating into MSDIASRVKAIIVDKLGVDENEVVNEASFTNDLGADSLDTVELIMEFEKEFDIQIPDDQAENIATVGQAISYIEEAKK; encoded by the coding sequence ATGTCAGACATTGCATCAAGAGTTAAAGCGATCATCGTGGACAAATTGGGCGTTGACGAAAACGAAGTTGTTAACGAGGCTAGCTTCACCAACGATCTGGGGGCTGATTCACTGGATACCGTAGAGCTTATCATGGAGTTCGAAAAAGAATTCGACATCCAGATCCCTGACGATCAAGCCGAAAACATCGCTACTGTAGGACAGGCAATCTCTTACATCGAAGAGGCGAAGAAATAA
- a CDS encoding phosphoribosylglycinamide formyltransferase encodes MKHIVLFASGSGSNAANLIQHFHGTKLARVAAVFCNNPAAGVIARAEALGVPVVLFTREELAGESVLLKLQAFRPDLIVLAGFLLKFPDPLIEAFPRRVVNIHPALLPKYGGKGMYGMHVHRAVLENNETETGITVHYVDGHYDNGDVIAQHRVRIADCASAEAIAEKVQALEQAHFPVIVERLLS; translated from the coding sequence ATGAAGCATATTGTTCTCTTTGCGTCGGGTTCCGGCTCGAATGCCGCCAACCTCATCCAGCACTTCCACGGCACCAAACTGGCCCGAGTCGCAGCGGTGTTTTGCAACAATCCTGCTGCGGGCGTCATCGCACGTGCCGAGGCGTTGGGTGTTCCGGTGGTACTTTTTACGCGAGAAGAACTGGCGGGTGAGTCGGTTTTGTTGAAATTGCAGGCCTTCCGGCCCGACCTCATCGTGTTAGCGGGCTTCCTGCTGAAGTTTCCCGACCCGCTTATCGAAGCCTTTCCGCGAAGGGTGGTCAACATCCACCCCGCGCTATTACCAAAATACGGCGGTAAGGGGATGTATGGGATGCACGTGCACCGGGCCGTACTCGAAAACAACGAAACCGAAACCGGGATCACCGTCCATTATGTCGACGGGCACTATGACAACGGAGACGTCATCGCGCAACACCGCGTCCGTATAGCCGATTGTGCTTCCGCGGAAGCGATCGCCGAAAAGGTGCAGGCCCTTGAACAGGCGCATTTCCCAGTCATCGTCGAACGACTTTTATCCTGA
- the rnhA gene encoding ribonuclease HI gives MHTVHLYTDGAAKGNPGPGGYGVVLEQVGTGYRKEFYEGFRLTTNNRMELLAVIVGLEKLKNPGTAVLVVSDSKYVVDAVEKRWVMGWEKKGFAGKKNPDLWRRFLKVYRQHKVDFKWIKGHNNHPQNERCDQLAVMASQLPQLSVDFFYEQETGGGLLP, from the coding sequence ATGCATACCGTACATCTTTATACCGACGGCGCCGCCAAAGGCAACCCCGGACCCGGAGGCTACGGCGTGGTACTGGAACAGGTAGGTACCGGCTACCGAAAGGAATTCTACGAGGGCTTCCGGCTGACGACCAACAACCGTATGGAGTTGCTGGCGGTGATTGTCGGGCTGGAAAAACTCAAAAATCCGGGGACAGCCGTGCTGGTCGTATCTGACTCGAAATATGTGGTCGATGCCGTCGAAAAGAGGTGGGTGATGGGTTGGGAAAAGAAAGGATTCGCCGGCAAGAAAAACCCTGACCTCTGGCGTCGTTTCCTGAAAGTCTACCGCCAACACAAGGTCGATTTCAAATGGATCAAAGGCCATAACAACCACCCGCAAAACGAGCGCTGCGACCAATTGGCGGTCATGGCGTCGCAGTTGCCGCAGTTGTCGGTTGATTTTTTCTATGAACAGGAGACTGGAGGCGGTTTACTTCCATAA
- a CDS encoding BrxA/BrxB family bacilliredoxin, translating to MYPEEMVKPMRDELVAVGFQEAYSADAVEAALSQPGTTLVVVNSVCGCAARNARPGARMSLDHGKKPDHLLTVFAGVDREAVDAARQHMFPFPPSSPSMALFKDGELVHMLERHHIEGRPAEMIAENLKEAFDEFC from the coding sequence ATGTACCCAGAAGAAATGGTAAAACCCATGCGCGACGAGTTAGTGGCAGTGGGTTTCCAGGAAGCATATTCCGCCGACGCCGTTGAAGCGGCCCTGTCGCAGCCGGGCACCACGTTGGTGGTCGTAAATTCGGTTTGCGGATGCGCGGCCCGCAATGCCCGTCCGGGCGCCCGTATGAGTCTTGACCACGGCAAGAAGCCCGATCACCTGCTGACGGTTTTCGCCGGTGTCGATCGTGAAGCCGTTGATGCGGCACGCCAACACATGTTCCCGTTCCCGCCGTCGTCGCCCAGTATGGCGCTGTTCAAAGACGGTGAACTTGTGCACATGCTCGAGCGTCACCACATCGAAGGCCGCCCCGCCGAGATGATTGCGGAGAACCTGAAAGAAGCGTTCGACGAGTTTTGCTAA
- a CDS encoding acyloxyacyl hydrolase: MKQRFFLLLLAFSLAAWSQDAPVRRWSGGLLYGVGNEFPQKDYSYTNRYFQAQVYYSFNPGARWEYQVALQPEYNRATHQLLNMYFVTPDEPNYEEKRAEYTKLKDINEYILNCSFFVRRHFSKRLNVYFMANVGPMITDTETERLSKGFAFCDVFALGVAYKIGDVTLDLRPNYRHTSNAGLQSSNAGFNTYNIAFGVTVPL; this comes from the coding sequence ATGAAACAGCGTTTTTTCCTTCTTTTACTGGCCTTTTCTCTTGCTGCCTGGTCGCAGGATGCACCCGTTCGGCGGTGGTCAGGCGGACTCCTCTACGGCGTGGGGAATGAGTTCCCGCAGAAAGACTATAGTTATACCAACCGCTACTTCCAGGCGCAGGTGTATTATAGCTTCAACCCCGGCGCGCGATGGGAATACCAGGTGGCGCTTCAGCCGGAGTATAACCGGGCTACGCATCAGTTGCTCAATATGTACTTCGTGACGCCCGATGAGCCGAATTATGAAGAGAAGCGGGCGGAATACACAAAACTGAAAGACATCAACGAGTATATCCTGAACTGTTCGTTTTTCGTCAGGCGGCACTTTTCAAAGCGACTCAACGTCTATTTCATGGCGAATGTCGGCCCGATGATTACCGATACGGAAACCGAGCGGTTGTCGAAAGGATTTGCCTTCTGCGATGTGTTTGCGTTGGGTGTGGCCTATAAGATCGGCGATGTTACATTGGATCTTCGGCCAAATTACCGCCATACCTCCAATGCCGGACTGCAGAGTTCGAACGCCGGGTTCAACACCTACAACATCGCGTTCGGCGTTACGGTGCCGCTTTAG
- the rnpA gene encoding ribonuclease P protein component: MDARYPKEAKLKSHDAIGRLFTEGKSVAKYPLRLVYVPLNGADGHQVGVSVSKKYFRKAVDRNYYKRILRETYRTRKGLLAPLHTSYAVMLFYQTADRLPFAQVEVLMEALLHKFVAAASRENPDSTH; encoded by the coding sequence ATGGACGCCCGCTACCCAAAAGAAGCCAAACTCAAAAGCCACGACGCGATCGGCCGCCTGTTTACAGAAGGCAAATCCGTGGCGAAGTACCCGCTGCGCCTCGTGTATGTCCCGCTCAATGGCGCGGACGGACATCAGGTGGGCGTATCGGTTTCGAAAAAGTACTTCCGGAAAGCCGTCGACCGGAACTATTACAAACGAATCCTTCGCGAAACCTACCGCACCCGAAAAGGATTGTTGGCGCCGTTGCACACCTCCTACGCCGTGATGCTGTTTTACCAAACCGCCGATCGTCTTCCGTTTGCGCAGGTCGAGGTGCTTATGGAGGCGCTGCTGCACAAGTTTGTGGCGGCGGCATCCCGTGAAAACCCCGACAGCACACACTAA